TTCTAAACAAAATGTCCACCATGGTGGACCACAACCTTGAATCTCTCGTCACACatctaaatacaaaaaaaataaaaataacatgctATCAATTATACGGGGGACCATAACTGAAAAATGAATAAACAACGGGGAACACAAGGGGACCACCGAACACAAAATATGACCACTCCCCACTATCGAAAGCGACAATACACTACACAAATCAACCAAAAAAGTACCacattttaaacaataaacCACAAAGCTATAAAATCCACCGCAAATGCACCACAAACCAAAAAAcaatacacaaatatttctcAAGCTTACTAACCTGGTTGACGCTCCAATCTCGAATCACAACCTCCAACCGTAATCTCGAAGCGCAATCTCCAATCTCCAATCTCAAATCACGAACAAAGCGTAATTTCCAATCTCCTGACGAACCCTAATTTGATGAATAAGAACCCTAATTTTCCCCTTTCTCATGAACCGTAATTTTTCCCTATCTCTCAAACACTCGAATGCCCAACTCTCACTTTTTCACTTCGACTTTCTCTCGTTGCAATTAACCTTCAATTCcacctttttatatttttcacttaAACATTGTTTTacgcaatttattttattttatttttctaaattataactaaataaaCACTATGCCAATGTGTGCTAACGTCACTGCAAAATTTGACACGTACCCCAAACAGTTCCACGATGTCACTATGacgttaataattttaacatcgTTTGCCAAAAGGACTCGATTGAatgcaattttacaaaaatgaggatcaaattgaCCACACaacgaaaataaggaccaaattgaataactttgacaaaaatagggaccaaatatatatttaaatctttactttaatactaaaaattttaaaatattaaattttagacttactttaattataatattataaataaaatttgattatcgtattaaattttagatttatttttaaataaatttaaattcttaaataaaatttgatttttatattaagtttcAAACTTATGTGATAGTTAAAtctaaacttttaaataaaattttaaacttctaaataaataaatcataataataatactaatattattattattatttattattactattattattattattataattttaaaagaaattttttgataTAACCAAATAGCTTTTatatggaaaataaaataaaaaaattgaaataaagtagtaatattagaaatatactttaaattcTTTCTTTCTACACCTTCAAATAAATGGTGGGATCCTGTTCTCGCCAATTTCTTTCAACAAGAGGAGGAAGTGAACTCGATGTTTACTCGCTCCGGCATCTACTTGCAGAGCAAATCCATCAAAGTGAAGACATTTAACTAATTCAAGATTTTGTTTGAAAGCAATGTCTTCTCCGTTAaaagaattagggtttgctgtGAAAATTCTGGGTCCACAATTTCAGTAAAGCTACGACCTGgagaatattttgaaaaacttgaTGCCGTTACAAGTCTGAATCAAGAGGCATCACCAGCTCGGAAACGTGATTTCCATTCTTACTGCGTGTGAGAAAGAGAGATGGACCTGGTGGAATTGGAGGCGGTGGAAGGGCTCCGGTGGACATGGAATTCGTGGGCGGCGGAGGAGACGAATCTGGTGATCCCTCTGAGCATACTGTGCACTCCATTGATGATGAGTGAGGTCCCTATCCTCCCATACCACCCTCTTCTCTGCTCGCGATGCGCCGCCGTTTTGAATCCCTACGCACGTCTCGACTACCAGTCCCGCATCTGGCACTGCCCCTTCTGCTCCATCCGCAACCCCTTTCCCCGCGCCATCGCCGACACCAACCTCCCTGCCGAACTCTTCCCCACCTACAGCACCGTCGAGTACTCTCCTCCTCTCCCCTCCTCCTCTCCCCCTCCTCCTCCCCCGGCCTTCGTCTTTCTCATCGATCTTTCCTCCCCCCACGACCAACTCCTCTCCCTCAAGAAGGaactcctcctcctcttccacCACCACTTCCCCAACCACGCCCTCGTTGCTCTCCTCACCTTCGATTCCATGGTCTATCTCCACCATCTCGCCTCTTCCCCCTGTTCCTCCCTCCACCTCTTCCACGGCACCCGTCATCTCTCCTCCAATCAGGTATTTCATTCTCTTCAATTCCTCCTTTCTTTATCATTCAATCCACTTAATTCGATCATCGCTGACTTTATTCAATCTTCCTTAACCTCTGCCTCAGATCCGCCAGTTCCTCAACATCGGCCGCACACACCCGCTGCATCACGGACACACCCCCAAACAGGATTTTCTGTTGCCATTCTCAGAATGTGAATTTTCCATCACTTCTGCAATTGAAGAAATCCATTCCACATTCGACTCCTCCTCCGCCACTCGCCCTCCAAGGTGCACCGGCACTGCCATTTCCGTCGCCCTCGGACTTCTAGAGTCTTGCCTTGTCACCACTGGCTCCAGGATCATGCTCTTCACCTCCGGACCTGCCACTATCGGACCTGGAATTGTTGTTGATTCTGATCTCTGCCAACCCATCAGAACCCACCATCACATCTTCAACAACCAAGCCAGACACCACGCCAACTCTTGCTCTTTCTATAACCAACTCTCCAAGAGGCTATCTGATGCGTCTGTTGTTCTTGATCTCTTTGCCTGTTCGCTCGACCAAGTTGGGGCCGCCGAGCTTCGACAACCTGTTGAGCAGTCTGGTGGATTCATGATTCTCTCTGAATCTTTCGAATCCGATCAGTTCAAGAAATGTCTCGGGCATATGTTCAAGTCTGACGACCAGGGCCATTTGAAGATGAACTTTGATGCCACTATTGAGATAGTTACCACCGAAGATGTCCACATCAGTGGAGCACTTGGCCCTTGCGTGTCTCTGCATAGAAAGAACAGTTTGGTGAGTGACGCTGAGGTTGGACAAGGTGGCACCTCTTTGTGGAAGTTAAACACACTTACCCACAAAACTTGCATTGCTTTTTTCTTCCAAGTGAATCAGCGGCAGAGAATTCAACCCGGCTCCGCATTTTTGATTCAGTTTATAACACGGTACAGGCAGGGGAACATGGGATGCCGAAAAAGAGTGACAACTGTTGCTAGACGATGGGTTGCAAACCATTCTGTTGATATTGCTGCTGGTTTTGATCAAGAAGCTGCTGCTGCAGTTATGGCAAGACTCGCCATTCTACGGGCACAAAAATGCCATCCTCGTGATGTCATTAGATGGCTGGATGACTCGCTCATACGTTTTACTTCTAAGTTTGGGGACTATGTGCCGGAAGACCCATCTTCCTTCCGCCTATCCTCCAACTTTTCGCTCTATCCCCAGTTTATGTTTCACTTGAGGCGATCTCAATTCATTGACGTCTGTAACACTACTCCTGATGAAACTGCATTTTTCCGGCTCATGCTGAACCGCGAGGGAGTAGTAGGATCGCTTATAATGATTCAACCTACTCTTTTCCAATATTCGTTTGATGGTCCACCTGTTCCAGTACTGCTGGATATTCGTTCTGTTTCTCCGGATTTTATCTTGCtctttgattcttttttctatGTGGTGATTCATCACGGGTCCAAGATCGCTCAGTGGAGGAAACTGGGTTATGATAAGGACCCCAATCATGAGAACTTCAGAAAGCTGTTGGAAGCCCCGGAACTCGATGCAGAGCAATTGGTGGCCGACAGGGTTCCAGTGCCAAGGATTATAAGATGTGACCAGCATAGTAGCCAGGCTAGATTTCTTCTCGCCAAGTTGAACCCATCTGTTACTCAAAATTCAACCTACACAGATGGATCAGATATTATATTTACTGATGAAATGAGCTTGGAAGTTTTTCTAGATCAGTTGCAGGTACTGGCAGTGCAAGGCTAGTAAAGAAGAATACTAATTTGGATTATTCTCTTTATTGTGGACATGAGAAAGAGTTTTTGAGATATGTAAGTAGTTTTCAAAGAAGAGGTTTCTTGTTTTCGGAAGATTGTTTTTTGATTTTTACACTTACGGACTTGTAAATTATATATGATATCTTTACTGTGATTAGAATGGTTTTGTCTTTATTAGACTAGTTTTGAAGATGTAGGTAGCATATGGTTACTGTTACTCTGACTAGAAACTGTATTATTCCCCAGAGACAACTTTTACATGCGGAGATCCTTCTTTTGTCAGCAATGAATGATGTTCATTACTTCAGGACTATGCCAGTTTCTGGCCCCAAAAGTTACCCTAACAGAATAGCAGTGGCTGGAGACTTGGGTCATACACACAATACCACATCCACAGTTAACCACATCACCAGTAACCATCCCaatcttatttttttggttGGAGATGTTACTTATGCCATTCTTTATCTAACTAATGGTACTGGGGCAGGCTGCTATTCTTGCGAATTTCCTGACACTCCCATCCATGAAACGTATCAACCTCGTTGTGACATTCACTTTCTTCTTTACCAGCCTTTTTCTCATCATTCTTCTTGTCTTCCACTTGGACTAccttatcttcatctttgtTACAAGTCAACTTCCTTGTTCATTTAGGTACATGCAACCTCTGATTTCTAGTGTCCCTATAATGGTAATAGAAGGGAATCATGACATTTGTTGCTTATAGTTCTTGATTTGCTTTCCCATCAGAAGAGAGTGGATCATCATCCACTTTATATTATTCTTTCAATGCTGGAGGGATACATTTTATAATGCTCGACTCCTACACATCGTATGACAAATCAGGTAAACTCTTGCTTCACATCCTTTTCCTTTAGGTTTAAATACCTATTTGGtcatctaatttttttctaaaattcaaaaacaccCCTAGTTTTTAGTTTGTTCGATTTGGtcctttagttttttaaaaacatccaatttagtcctaattagGGACGACGTCAAAATCATTAACGGGAGAGTGAGTGAGATTGTATATGTGGCAGGGTTTTGTCAATGTGGACGTGAAGAGTTCTTTAGGTGTTCACGTCTTGTGAGTGGGAGTTCGTCATTGGGGTTTCCAATTGCGAAGGTGCGGAGAGATTTGGGGTTGTGATCATCGAGACAACAAGCGCGAAGGCGTTGGAGGTTGGTTTCTGGAAGCCCTAAGTATCGAAGGTGAGTTTTATCATTTGTTATTGGATTTGGGGTTTTGATGTTAGGGTTTATATGCAATGGTTATGTATTGCGAAATGTGTGTTGataattgttgttgttgctttcgtataTGTTGGTTGAAGCTGTggattgttttatttctttatgcGTTGTCAGATTGTAAGCCCCACATT
This region of Vigna unguiculata cultivar IT97K-499-35 chromosome 5, ASM411807v1, whole genome shotgun sequence genomic DNA includes:
- the LOC114184011 gene encoding protein transport protein SEC23, with the translated sequence MDLVELEAVEGLRWTWNSWAAEETNLVIPLSILCTPLMMSEVPILPYHPLLCSRCAAVLNPYARLDYQSRIWHCPFCSIRNPFPRAIADTNLPAELFPTYSTVEYSPPLPSSSPPPPPPAFVFLIDLSSPHDQLLSLKKELLLLFHHHFPNHALVALLTFDSMVYLHHLASSPCSSLHLFHGTRHLSSNQIRQFLNIGRTHPLHHGHTPKQDFLLPFSECEFSITSAIEEIHSTFDSSSATRPPRCTGTAISVALGLLESCLVTTGSRIMLFTSGPATIGPGIVVDSDLCQPIRTHHHIFNNQARHHANSCSFYNQLSKRLSDASVVLDLFACSLDQVGAAELRQPVEQSGGFMILSESFESDQFKKCLGHMFKSDDQGHLKMNFDATIEIVTTEDVHISGALGPCVSLHRKNSLVSDAEVGQGGTSLWKLNTLTHKTCIAFFFQVNQRQRIQPGSAFLIQFITRYRQGNMGCRKRVTTVARRWVANHSVDIAAGFDQEAAAAVMARLAILRAQKCHPRDVIRWLDDSLIRFTSKFGDYVPEDPSSFRLSSNFSLYPQFMFHLRRSQFIDVCNTTPDETAFFRLMLNREGVVGSLIMIQPTLFQYSFDGPPVPVLLDIRSVSPDFILLFDSFFYVVIHHGSKIAQWRKLGYDKDPNHENFRKLLEAPELDAEQLVADRVPVPRIIRCDQHSSQARFLLAKLNPSVTQNSTYTDGSDIIFTDEMSLEVFLDQLQVLAVQG